Proteins encoded in a region of the Mucilaginibacter sabulilitoris genome:
- a CDS encoding sensor histidine kinase, whose amino-acid sequence MQQKTDPKDFEKRFRECDDKFNTIFKRTSAASKIIARDLTILKVNDALAELMGYSASEIEGTKILEHACEDYRKHWHELQMELWSNEVPFFKLQACLYKKDKSLVWVNVTTILFEDRGETYGFTVLDDITGLKDFEESQKRLNMALKYSKMAVWQMSLKNNAVHRSEGHDELFGYDKLQPKWTIESYLPLIWEEDRPKFLSAIRSLPDHKSVDLQLRLITKDGSLKWVNFQGTIEDDPSGNADKILGTIADITRDKLTERHKDDFISIASHELKTPITSLKTSLQLLARMQEDLPDRLKALVAQSNRSVDKIVVLVDDLLNASKTHQDQLNLKKTTFNLYRVIEESSGHLRLEGSHDVDISGRSDLMVTADAERIERVIINFLSNAIKYAPNARKVNINIEKTGAAAKVSVTDYGPGIPEAKLSLLFNRHYQAGKLDTRYTGLGLGLFISSEIIKRHGGTIGVDSKVGSGSTFWFTIPL is encoded by the coding sequence ATGCAACAGAAAACAGATCCCAAGGATTTCGAAAAAAGATTTCGGGAATGCGACGATAAATTTAATACCATATTTAAACGTACCAGTGCAGCCAGCAAGATAATTGCGCGAGATCTGACCATTTTAAAGGTCAATGACGCACTGGCAGAATTAATGGGATACAGCGCAAGTGAAATTGAGGGAACCAAGATACTGGAACATGCCTGTGAAGACTATCGCAAGCATTGGCATGAGCTACAAATGGAATTATGGTCAAATGAGGTCCCTTTTTTTAAACTCCAGGCCTGCCTTTATAAAAAAGACAAATCCTTGGTATGGGTAAACGTTACGACTATCCTTTTTGAGGACCGGGGCGAAACTTATGGGTTCACCGTTCTCGATGACATTACCGGGCTGAAAGATTTCGAAGAAAGTCAAAAACGGTTGAACATGGCTTTGAAGTATTCAAAAATGGCAGTTTGGCAAATGTCATTAAAAAACAATGCGGTTCACCGTTCCGAAGGACATGACGAGCTATTTGGCTATGACAAGCTGCAGCCAAAATGGACAATTGAAAGTTATCTGCCACTGATATGGGAGGAAGACCGCCCTAAGTTCTTGTCGGCAATCCGATCACTGCCCGACCATAAATCCGTGGATCTTCAATTACGGCTTATAACAAAGGATGGATCGCTTAAATGGGTGAATTTTCAAGGCACAATAGAAGATGATCCTTCCGGTAATGCCGACAAAATATTGGGAACAATAGCAGATATCACAAGGGATAAACTAACCGAGCGGCACAAAGACGATTTTATAAGTATCGCCAGTCATGAACTCAAGACGCCGATTACCAGCTTGAAAACATCCCTTCAGCTTCTTGCCAGGATGCAGGAAGACTTACCAGATAGGCTAAAAGCATTAGTAGCCCAGTCCAATCGAAGTGTGGATAAAATTGTTGTCCTGGTTGATGATCTGTTAAATGCTAGTAAGACACACCAGGATCAACTTAACTTGAAAAAGACGACATTTAATTTATACAGGGTTATCGAAGAATCCAGTGGACATTTGCGTCTCGAAGGTTCCCATGATGTAGACATTAGCGGCCGTTCAGACCTGATGGTTACTGCCGATGCCGAACGCATTGAAAGGGTCATTATTAATTTCCTGAGCAATGCCATTAAATATGCGCCAAACGCCCGGAAAGTTAATATCAATATCGAAAAGACCGGGGCGGCAGCAAAAGTATCGGTTACAGACTATGGACCGGGGATACCTGAAGCTAAGCTTTCTCTTCTGTTTAATCGCCATTATCAGGCGGGTAAATTGGATACTCGATATACCGGGCTTGGACTTGGACTATTTATCAGTTCTGAGATCATCAAAAGGCATGGTGGAACGATAGGGGTGGATAGCAAAGTCGGTTCCGGGAGTACCTTCTGGTTTACCATCCCACTTTAG
- a CDS encoding response regulator codes for MQETIVIQETDADVMRALTVALELENFIICPIENCESDYINLIDQARPHLVMLDYKLSGDTCAEMCRAIKSRFPYLPVIAMSCNSNIHEHYDKAGFDAYIRKPFDLDLLYLIVHKYVNKSEKE; via the coding sequence ATGCAGGAAACCATAGTTATTCAGGAAACGGACGCAGACGTGATGCGTGCCTTAACAGTTGCACTGGAACTGGAAAATTTTATTATTTGTCCCATCGAAAATTGTGAAAGCGATTATATTAATTTAATCGATCAGGCACGGCCGCATCTCGTTATGCTGGACTACAAACTTTCCGGGGATACCTGCGCTGAGATGTGCCGGGCGATAAAATCTAGATTTCCTTACCTTCCGGTGATTGCGATGAGTTGCAACAGCAATATTCATGAACACTACGATAAAGCCGGGTTTGACGCCTATATCAGGAAGCCTTTTGATCTGGACCTTTTATATCTTATAGTTCACAAGTATGTAAACAAGTCAGAAAAAGAATAA